Proteins co-encoded in one Meiothermus sp. genomic window:
- the wbaP gene encoding undecaprenyl-phosphate galactose phosphotransferase WbaP, translating to MGDLLTLTALMAATVWARYVLGGVYEFQTYWQLWPTLFLFVAVYALLGLYPAVGLSVPEEIRRVFTATTLVYLLLGSTTFLFKEAETYSRAIFLVAWALSLAGVPITRALLRHWFAAKPWWGYPVVILGAGKTGEAVVKALRQQPGLGLKPVAFLDDDPSKRGDFVGVPVLGGLELAPKIAQEWGIRHAVLAIPGASRARLLEVIERYGSAFPKLTLIPDLFGMASLWVSATDMGGILGLDLRHNLLQPSARWLKRGLDLVGVLMGGLLLLPFLGLLALLIRLDSPGPVIFAHERLGKDGRRFRALKFRTMVQNADQVLFKALEQNPALKAEWERDHKLRRDPRITRLGVWLRRTSLDELPQLWNVLVGEMSLVGPRPIVQAEVERYGDRFSLYTQVLPGMTGLWQVSGRNDTTYAERVALDTYYVRNWSPWLDFYLLARTVWAVLWSKGAY from the coding sequence GTGGGCGATCTTCTCACCCTTACGGCCCTGATGGCTGCAACGGTATGGGCTCGCTATGTGCTGGGGGGGGTATACGAGTTCCAGACCTACTGGCAGCTTTGGCCCACACTGTTTTTGTTCGTGGCGGTTTACGCCCTATTGGGGCTCTATCCCGCGGTGGGGCTGAGTGTACCTGAGGAAATCCGCCGCGTCTTTACCGCAACGACTTTGGTTTATCTGCTGTTAGGCTCTACCACCTTCTTGTTCAAAGAGGCTGAGACCTACTCCCGTGCCATCTTCCTGGTGGCTTGGGCGCTTAGTCTGGCAGGAGTGCCAATTACCAGGGCCCTCCTGCGACACTGGTTCGCTGCCAAACCTTGGTGGGGTTATCCGGTGGTGATATTGGGCGCGGGCAAGACGGGCGAGGCGGTGGTTAAAGCCTTGCGACAACAGCCCGGACTGGGCCTCAAGCCGGTGGCCTTCCTGGACGATGACCCCAGCAAGCGCGGCGATTTTGTGGGGGTTCCGGTGCTGGGTGGGTTGGAACTGGCTCCAAAAATTGCGCAAGAGTGGGGTATTCGACACGCGGTACTGGCGATCCCAGGTGCTTCAAGGGCACGCCTGCTGGAGGTAATTGAGCGCTACGGCAGCGCCTTCCCCAAGCTCACCCTCATCCCCGATCTGTTTGGCATGGCCAGCCTGTGGGTCTCGGCTACCGATATGGGGGGTATTTTGGGTTTGGACTTGCGCCACAACCTGCTGCAACCTTCAGCACGTTGGCTCAAGCGGGGTTTGGATTTGGTGGGGGTTCTGATGGGTGGCTTGCTGTTGCTGCCGTTTTTGGGTTTGCTTGCGCTTCTGATTCGCCTGGATTCGCCTGGCCCGGTGATTTTTGCTCACGAGCGCCTCGGCAAAGATGGGCGGCGCTTCCGGGCACTCAAGTTTCGCACGATGGTTCAAAACGCCGACCAGGTGCTTTTCAAAGCGTTGGAGCAAAACCCTGCCCTCAAGGCCGAGTGGGAACGCGACCACAAACTTCGCCGCGACCCCCGCATTACCCGCCTTGGGGTCTGGCTGCGGCGTACCAGCCTGGACGAACTGCCCCAGCTATGGAACGTGTTGGTGGGGGAGATGAGCTTAGTAGGGCCACGGCCTATTGTGCAGGCCGAGGTGGAGCGCTATGGCGACCGTTTCTCGCTTTATACTCAGGTTTTGCCCGGCATGACCGGCCTGTGGCAGGTCTCGGGTCGCAACGATACCACCTATGCCGAGCGGGTGGCGCTCGATACCTACTACGTGCGTAACTGGTCGCCCTGGCTCGACTTCTACCTATTGGCCCGCACGGTTTGGGCGGTGCTGTGGAGCAAGGGGGCTTACTGA
- a CDS encoding O-antigen ligase family protein: MLPKIPLALWVWWGLGLLTVFWSLTPGNTLVLGLWELAYLAAFAAGTWLAGFVGLNIALLGYGLLTTLTLAWAGLVMYFSGSSHYVAGAQALVLIPLAMVWLFRSRWPLLSGILLTAALYLALMSGARAVYLPFVLVLALLVYRLWREQINLPRIFAGLGLVGLIVFSVDAALPFHPIQTALDTRTSIEKQISDASTEGSFGSRLQMWRQTLSIALHEPLGTGNGSFREVLAAYQQYPGVLFSSAHNYYLETAATGGWPRLIVLLGLLAWILWRGWNSKVWPWALGAAGLWATLAFDITGMYPAVMMLAFASLGAVYGQLVHKPIPTSTHLLWRVPFLIIAMALAVWWYWPCQSSCAVTRHLGYRPEVLAEAARLSGEEQKALLARAAELNPKSIWIRRAQLQYAESPQERLEALRTINQQFPLAGPWFYLQRAEVAIELGLKPEAIEALRAGLERFPPNFKPAGIPLGNSVYRQYGEWGQKAPALLEKLEAQ, from the coding sequence GTGTTGCCGAAAATCCCGCTTGCCCTGTGGGTGTGGTGGGGGCTGGGTCTTCTAACCGTTTTTTGGAGCCTTACGCCTGGCAACACCCTGGTGTTGGGCTTGTGGGAGCTGGCCTACCTAGCTGCGTTTGCCGCAGGAACCTGGCTGGCAGGCTTTGTGGGGTTGAATATCGCCTTATTGGGGTATGGCCTCCTAACCACCCTCACGCTGGCCTGGGCTGGCTTGGTGATGTACTTCTCTGGCTCGAGCCACTATGTAGCCGGGGCCCAGGCCCTGGTGCTAATCCCGCTGGCTATGGTGTGGCTGTTTCGCTCGAGGTGGCCCCTGCTGAGCGGTATCTTGTTAACTGCGGCTTTGTACCTCGCTTTGATGTCGGGCGCTCGAGCGGTCTACTTACCTTTCGTACTGGTTCTTGCCCTCTTGGTGTATCGGCTTTGGCGAGAACAAATCAATCTTCCACGCATTTTTGCCGGGTTGGGCTTAGTAGGTTTGATTGTGTTTAGCGTAGATGCTGCACTTCCCTTTCATCCCATTCAAACCGCTTTAGATACACGCACCTCGATCGAAAAACAAATCAGCGATGCCAGCACCGAGGGCAGCTTCGGCAGCCGGCTTCAGATGTGGCGACAAACCCTTAGCATTGCCCTGCATGAACCGTTAGGAACAGGCAATGGCAGCTTTCGAGAGGTTTTGGCGGCCTATCAGCAATACCCTGGAGTACTTTTTAGCAGCGCTCATAACTACTACCTCGAGACCGCTGCGACCGGAGGCTGGCCCCGGCTAATCGTGCTTCTAGGGCTTTTGGCCTGGATTCTTTGGCGGGGGTGGAACTCCAAAGTCTGGCCCTGGGCACTGGGTGCCGCCGGGCTCTGGGCTACCCTAGCCTTCGACATTACCGGCATGTACCCAGCCGTGATGATGCTGGCCTTCGCCAGCTTGGGAGCAGTGTACGGACAACTTGTGCATAAGCCTATCCCCACCAGTACGCACCTACTCTGGAGGGTGCCTTTTCTAATCATCGCTATGGCTCTGGCCGTATGGTGGTACTGGCCCTGCCAGAGCAGTTGCGCTGTAACGCGCCACCTGGGTTACCGGCCCGAGGTTTTAGCCGAGGCAGCGCGGCTCTCGGGGGAAGAGCAAAAGGCGCTGCTGGCCAGGGCTGCCGAGCTGAACCCCAAGAGTATCTGGATTCGCCGCGCCCAGCTTCAGTATGCGGAAAGCCCTCAGGAGAGGCTCGAGGCTCTACGCACCATCAACCAGCAGTTTCCTCTGGCCGGGCCGTGGTTTTACTTGCAACGGGCAGAAGTCGCGATTGAACTGGGGTTAAAACCCGAGGCTATCGAGGCATTGCGGGCAGGCCTCGAGCGCTTTCCGCCGAATTTCAAACCAGCAGGTATACCACTTGGGAACAGCGTCTATAGACAGTATGGAGAATGGGGTCAGAAAGCTCCTGCACTATTGGAGAAACTCGAGGCTCAGTAA
- a CDS encoding O-antigen ligase codes for MFSRTFLHQWLWPIYAAIYVFLFYPTFLVNPGANLSNVLSEGYLVRAYVTALFLLVGFTLEWSAHPQLQLSDARYLSRALRHHPAIALALFYGLWSVITSFLALEPIAALTGSFYGSGDGALFSLALIGVFVLVYLQALRDPELPRRLAWAVVISGVVMALLAIIEIITRQGVLYPIHPGSLPMVSFPQKGHLAGFFVLVIGILFGFLRQPSRIAIPALLAVSVALGLTFNRTALLAIGFGWLWLLGKWRQMFVVATVIASGLSMGWLMVGTLNSEGERPLINNTTVQTRYYIWKAAMGGILERPLTGWGAGQFDMVWPKFLSEEELNRYAQMEWGVKRVKDVFLTPRASPVLLVEQTDGTVAIKGVSVWKAHNQFLDIALLRGLVGLLCYLGLLWYVFLSIRKFPPLAMGLITYHAFLLSWFAPFHIEGTLWAVLGGACAVASLTGRRTNIT; via the coding sequence ATGTTCAGTCGTACTTTTCTGCACCAATGGTTGTGGCCGATCTATGCTGCCATCTATGTTTTTTTATTCTATCCAACTTTTCTGGTAAACCCAGGTGCAAATCTTAGCAATGTTCTTTCCGAAGGATATCTGGTAAGGGCTTATGTTACAGCCCTTTTTTTGTTGGTTGGCTTTACGCTGGAATGGTCGGCACATCCTCAGTTGCAGCTTAGTGACGCTCGCTACTTGTCAAGAGCCTTACGTCACCACCCGGCCATTGCGCTGGCTTTGTTTTATGGGCTCTGGTCTGTAATAACCTCTTTCCTTGCACTAGAGCCAATTGCGGCATTAACGGGTTCATTTTATGGCAGTGGCGATGGTGCTTTATTTAGTCTCGCCCTTATAGGGGTTTTTGTATTGGTTTATTTGCAAGCGCTACGTGATCCTGAGCTGCCACGTCGGTTGGCATGGGCTGTCGTAATCTCGGGTGTGGTAATGGCCTTACTTGCTATTATCGAAATCATTACCCGGCAGGGAGTTTTGTATCCAATTCATCCTGGAAGTTTGCCAATGGTAAGCTTCCCGCAAAAAGGACACTTGGCTGGGTTCTTTGTATTAGTTATTGGAATCTTATTTGGTTTTTTGCGTCAGCCTAGTAGGATTGCAATTCCTGCCCTTTTGGCAGTTAGTGTGGCACTGGGTTTAACCTTTAATCGGACAGCGTTACTAGCAATAGGCTTTGGGTGGTTGTGGTTGCTTGGTAAATGGCGACAAATGTTTGTAGTTGCTACAGTAATTGCCTCGGGTCTTTCGATGGGTTGGCTCATGGTCGGTACGCTAAACTCCGAGGGTGAGCGCCCGCTAATAAACAACACAACTGTTCAAACCCGTTATTACATCTGGAAAGCGGCTATGGGGGGTATTTTGGAGCGACCCCTGACCGGATGGGGGGCAGGCCAGTTTGATATGGTTTGGCCAAAGTTTTTATCGGAGGAAGAACTCAACCGATATGCTCAGATGGAGTGGGGAGTGAAGAGAGTCAAAGATGTTTTCCTAACTCCCAGAGCCTCACCAGTGCTCCTCGTAGAGCAAACCGATGGGACAGTGGCAATCAAAGGGGTTTCAGTTTGGAAAGCCCATAATCAATTTTTGGATATCGCTTTGCTGCGCGGCTTGGTAGGCTTGCTGTGCTACCTAGGGCTGTTATGGTATGTCTTTCTTTCTATACGTAAGTTTCCTCCGCTGGCAATGGGACTCATTACCTACCATGCATTCTTGCTCTCATGGTTTGCTCCTTTTCATATTGAAGGAACTTTGTGGGCTGTTTTGGGAGGAGCTTGCGCTGTAGCGAGTTTAACTGGGCGTAGAACGAATATTACCTGA
- a CDS encoding O-antigen ligase: MNSPNQHRSTISLIAFTTFFPLVIVPGAPFWKPGLIFDTELAQALEMFQLFPKVLVLLLIGLLGMLSLREIQWRKPFVLLLSVHLLLVLVSSLNARDDWSYALLGPQRRLDGLLYHLGLVLFGIFAYQMLLKLPHLRITLMAALFVGGSIQAVLALLQRLQLDPIGPLVKWSMYSSPVGSLSHPGMLAGLLLPTILLGIWLTIEQSRKEYRWLTLLGLFLSALALGATGNRAALIALIVGVVGLSLIHRTWRTLLISTFAVMSVFCVQFVVPNPQGFTREYTETNTLESRFQIWALAYQSLSKIPGAPLIGGGSDAFRLSLLRDPPVADLLELTKTELAWPRDAQVANATVVMPPREQLRSRYIHVEFERFGGQANIKRDYPITLDKAHNLLLDRLLAFGGLSAMLWVVLYLFPVWKSWGNRNLAWLWITIALMVYYLAWFPVVGTEPLHLLLVAMGWASISSAHSGNIRSTPS, translated from the coding sequence ATGAACTCGCCCAATCAACATCGTTCTACTATCTCCTTAATTGCCTTTACTACCTTCTTTCCATTGGTTATTGTTCCTGGTGCACCCTTCTGGAAACCCGGTCTAATTTTTGATACTGAGCTAGCCCAGGCGCTTGAAATGTTTCAGTTATTTCCAAAGGTTCTGGTACTGTTGCTGATTGGCTTATTGGGAATGCTTAGTCTTAGGGAGATACAGTGGCGCAAACCCTTTGTTTTGCTACTATCTGTTCATTTGTTACTGGTCTTAGTGAGTAGCCTCAACGCGCGGGATGACTGGAGCTATGCCCTGCTTGGCCCACAGCGACGGCTTGATGGCTTGCTATACCATTTGGGTCTGGTTCTTTTTGGAATTTTCGCCTACCAAATGCTCCTTAAGTTGCCCCATCTTCGGATTACTCTTATGGCAGCATTGTTCGTTGGGGGAAGCATTCAAGCAGTACTAGCCCTTTTACAACGGCTACAGCTCGACCCTATCGGACCACTGGTGAAGTGGAGTATGTACAGCAGCCCGGTTGGCAGCCTAAGCCACCCCGGCATGCTGGCTGGCCTCCTTTTGCCCACTATATTGCTGGGCATATGGCTAACCATAGAGCAGTCAAGAAAAGAATATCGTTGGTTAACTCTGCTTGGTCTCTTTCTTTCCGCACTCGCTCTTGGCGCAACCGGGAATCGCGCAGCTCTGATAGCCCTAATTGTTGGCGTGGTCGGCCTAAGCTTGATACACCGTACTTGGCGCACGCTGCTTATCTCCACGTTTGCTGTTATGTCAGTATTTTGTGTTCAGTTTGTTGTTCCAAACCCGCAAGGCTTTACGCGTGAATATACAGAAACCAACACCCTCGAGAGTCGTTTTCAAATCTGGGCATTGGCTTATCAAAGCCTGAGCAAAATTCCGGGTGCACCCTTGATTGGAGGAGGGTCAGATGCCTTCAGGCTATCTCTCTTACGCGACCCGCCAGTAGCCGATTTGCTGGAATTGACCAAAACAGAACTAGCCTGGCCCCGCGACGCGCAGGTCGCCAATGCCACTGTCGTTATGCCTCCACGAGAGCAACTGCGCAGCAGGTATATCCATGTGGAGTTTGAACGATTTGGCGGCCAGGCCAATATTAAACGAGATTACCCGATCACGCTCGATAAGGCACATAATCTCTTACTAGATCGTCTACTGGCTTTTGGTGGTCTAAGCGCAATGTTATGGGTCGTTCTCTATTTGTTTCCAGTTTGGAAAAGTTGGGGGAACCGAAATCTCGCGTGGCTTTGGATAACGATAGCTTTGATGGTCTACTACCTTGCGTGGTTTCCTGTGGTTGGAACTGAGCCATTGCACCTGCTCCTTGTAGCCATGGGTTGGGCAAGCATATCCTCAGCACATTCAGGTAATATTCGTTCTACGCCCAGTTAA
- a CDS encoding type II secretion system protein, whose amino-acid sequence MRQEIEVFRSPGFDREVPMQSRGFTLIELLIVIAIIGILAAVLLPNLIQARRLSIDRAAQAYGHNVYKAAYAYLAEDTNNSLVTGDCTNGYSAGGYVITSPGANTVQSCTISDLGGNIAQVVVSSAAGRTFTLP is encoded by the coding sequence TTGCGCCAGGAGATCGAAGTGTTTCGGTCTCCTGGTTTTGACAGGGAGGTGCCGATGCAGAGCAGGGGTTTTACCCTTATAGAGCTCTTGATCGTAATTGCCATCATCGGCATTCTGGCTGCGGTGCTGCTGCCCAATCTAATCCAGGCACGCCGATTAAGCATTGATCGGGCTGCTCAAGCCTACGGCCATAACGTCTACAAAGCGGCCTATGCTTACCTTGCCGAGGATACAAACAATAGTTTGGTCACGGGCGATTGTACCAATGGCTACTCAGCTGGAGGCTATGTCATCACAAGCCCTGGAGCAAACACGGTGCAGTCGTGCACGATAAGCGATCTAGGTGGCAACATTGCCCAGGTAGTTGTATCCAGTGCTGCTGGCCGAACCTTCACTCTTCCATGA
- a CDS encoding type II secretion system protein codes for MKKSGFTLIELLIVIAIIGILAAVLIPNLLNARRTATDRAAQAYGQNVYKAALAYVAENPDNTLITGSCTDGYSAGSYSVADPGTTVSSCTVSGTANAPRVTVTSANSQTYTIGQ; via the coding sequence ATGAAGAAATCCGGTTTCACCCTCATCGAGCTCCTGATTGTGATCGCCATCATTGGCATCCTGGCCGCCGTGCTGATCCCCAACCTGCTCAACGCCCGCCGCACTGCCACCGACCGCGCTGCCCAGGCCTACGGCCAGAACGTTTACAAGGCAGCTCTGGCCTACGTAGCTGAAAACCCTGACAACACTCTGATCACAGGCTCTTGTACCGATGGCTATTCGGCTGGTAGCTACTCTGTAGCCGACCCTGGCACTACCGTTTCTAGCTGCACCGTTTCTGGTACTGCAAACGCCCCCCGTGTAACCGTCACCAGCGCCAACTCCCAAACCTACACCATCGGTCAATAA